A single Arachidicoccus sp. BS20 DNA region contains:
- a CDS encoding OsmC family protein has product MTSEIIYKGELRTDCTHLQSGTIIETDAPTDNKGKGERFSPTDLVATALGSCIITTMAIKTADWDIDLSGTKLEVTKIMNAEPRRIGEIKVDIYFPKNLNADDKQKTILERIAYTCPVAQSLHSDLVQTISFNY; this is encoded by the coding sequence ATGACTTCCGAAATTATTTACAAAGGCGAACTCCGCACAGATTGCACGCACCTGCAAAGCGGCACTATTATTGAAACCGACGCACCTACCGACAACAAAGGAAAAGGCGAACGTTTTTCTCCTACGGACTTAGTAGCGACGGCTTTGGGCAGTTGCATCATTACAACCATGGCGATTAAAACCGCAGATTGGGACATTGATTTGTCGGGCACAAAACTCGAAGTAACCAAAATTATGAATGCCGAACCGCGCCGCATCGGCGAGATAAAAGTGGATATTTATTTCCCGAAAAATCTGAATGCAGATGACAAGCAAAAAACGATTTTGGAACGTATCGCCTACACTTGTCCCGTTGCGCAAAGTTTACATTCGGATTTGGTGCAGACGATTTCGTTTAATTATTAG
- a CDS encoding helix-turn-helix domain-containing protein yields MSRKALLKPLQLSPVRTLDTLVESRKRYSFRDCELDIYETHTSVKNVSLKFSDFAFTSMIRGKKELKITDKSEKFEYLPGESVIMLPGEEMLIDFPEADTQPSQCLALSISKDFIKNTVDYLNGNFPKADNESQWKFSDEHFYLFNSASLSSATNNILRIATEDNSAKDFITDLALKELLIRIMQTQARKFFETNYLQYKNSNRFAAVIDYIKNNIHDKISMDLLAKKSYMSKSNFFRAFKQEFGISPNRFILQERIDKAKMLLQNYTPISETAFQTGFSDTNYFIKAFKDVEGITPKCFQRNVNRKN; encoded by the coding sequence ATGTCGCGCAAAGCATTATTAAAACCGCTGCAACTCAGCCCCGTTCGTACTTTGGACACTTTAGTCGAGAGCCGAAAACGCTATTCGTTCCGCGATTGCGAACTGGATATTTATGAAACGCATACATCGGTAAAAAACGTGTCGCTCAAGTTCAGTGATTTTGCATTTACAAGCATGATTCGCGGCAAAAAAGAACTGAAGATTACGGACAAAAGTGAAAAGTTTGAATACTTGCCGGGCGAAAGCGTGATAATGCTGCCGGGCGAAGAAATGCTTATTGATTTTCCCGAAGCGGACACGCAGCCGTCGCAATGCCTCGCACTTTCTATCAGCAAGGATTTTATTAAAAATACGGTGGATTATCTGAACGGAAATTTTCCGAAAGCAGATAACGAATCGCAATGGAAATTTTCCGACGAACATTTTTACTTATTCAACAGCGCGTCCTTGTCTTCTGCTACAAATAATATTCTGCGCATCGCGACGGAAGATAACAGCGCAAAAGACTTTATTACAGACCTTGCGCTGAAAGAACTGTTGATAAGAATAATGCAAACGCAGGCGCGGAAATTTTTTGAAACGAATTATCTGCAATACAAAAACAGCAACCGTTTTGCCGCCGTAATCGATTATATAAAGAACAATATTCACGACAAAATTTCGATGGACTTGCTGGCGAAAAAATCTTATATGAGCAAGTCAAATTTCTTTCGCGCGTTTAAGCAAGAGTTCGGCATTTCGCCCAACCGGTTTATTTTACAGGAAAGAATTGATAAGGCAAAAATGCTGCTGCAAAATTATACTCCCATTTCGGAAACGGCTTTTCAAACAGGCTTTTCGGATACCAATTATTTTATCAAAGCATTTAAAGATGTGGAAGGCATAACGCCGAAATGCTTTCAGCGGAATGTGAACAGGAAGAATTAA
- a CDS encoding YdeI/OmpD-associated family protein, translating into MKPPDKKELPILSFATQKHFADWLAKNFDKENGLWLRFFKKDSGEKTITYAQALDEALCYGWIDGQLKKFDEKSYIQKFTPRRAKSVWSKRNIEHIERLTSLGKMKPSGVAMVEKAKDDGTWETAYDSPSKMAVPEDFLTALAKNKKAEAFFETLNKANKYAVAWRLQTAKKPETRTKRMAAILEMLAKEQKFH; encoded by the coding sequence ATGAAACCTCCCGATAAAAAAGAATTGCCCATACTTTCTTTCGCTACGCAAAAACATTTTGCAGATTGGCTTGCAAAAAATTTTGATAAAGAAAACGGTTTGTGGTTGCGCTTTTTCAAAAAAGATTCAGGCGAAAAAACCATTACTTATGCACAAGCGTTGGACGAAGCGCTTTGCTATGGCTGGATTGACGGGCAACTGAAAAAATTTGATGAGAAATCTTATATCCAAAAATTTACGCCGCGCCGCGCAAAAAGCGTTTGGTCGAAAAGAAATATCGAACACATTGAACGCCTCACTTCGCTCGGAAAAATGAAACCTTCGGGCGTTGCAATGGTTGAAAAAGCCAAAGACGATGGCACTTGGGAAACGGCTTATGACTCGCCGAGCAAGATGGCTGTTCCCGAAGATTTTTTGACAGCACTTGCAAAAAATAAAAAAGCCGAAGCATTTTTTGAAACATTAAACAAAGCAAATAAATATGCCGTTGCATGGCGACTGCAAACCGCGAAAAAACCAGAAACAAGAACTAAAAGAATGGCTGCAATTTTGGAAATGCTTGCAAAAGAACAAAAGTTCCATTGA
- the recG gene encoding ATP-dependent DNA helicase RecG — MNTSVLDNPIEYLKGVGPLKGDLLRKELNIHTFGDLLNHFPLRHIDKTQVSKINEIKFDTDFVQVKGRITEHEILGAGRGKRLVAQLHDNTGNLELVWFQGIHWIEKLLEKNVEWLVYGKPGFFNGKPQMSHPEMEIAADVQSEGKPFLEPIYPSTEKLKARGLNGRQIGKLVYNLLPLISVKDLPENIPQHLIDKLKLTPRLQAYNQIHFPKSVESFNYALRRLKFEELFIAQIRLNITKVNRNRHSRGIRFEKVGELFNDFYEKYLPFQLTNAQKRVLKEIRNDTAHGHQMNRLLQGDVGSGKTIVALLAMLLAADNGYQSCLMAPTEILAQQHFQGITSLLKDLPVEIRLLTGSTKAKERKIILEELQNGSVQMVVGTHAVIEDKVQFQNLGFAVVDEQHKFGVAQRAKLWSKNEVPPHVLVMTATPIPRTLAMTAYGDLDYSVMDELPPGRQPVSTVHRYENYRMKVMEFVRSEIDKGRQAYIIYPLIEESEKLNYEDLMQGYEQVKSYFPEHKYKISMVHGRQPAEQKEENMRRFVTGDTQIMVSTTVIEVGVNVPNASVMVIESSEKFGLSQLHQLRGRVGRGAEKSYCILLTGQKLSNDARERIKIMCATNDGFKVAEKDLELRGPGEIEGTRQSGALNFKLASLVNDKEMLEAAKSYAERIVEEDEFLEKEENAPLKNYLMLVKGKTPWSKIS, encoded by the coding sequence ATGAACACTTCCGTTTTAGATAATCCCATTGAATATCTCAAAGGCGTTGGTCCTTTGAAAGGCGACTTGCTGCGCAAGGAGTTGAACATTCATACTTTCGGCGATTTGCTCAATCATTTTCCGTTGCGGCATATCGATAAAACACAGGTCAGTAAAATCAATGAAATAAAATTCGATACCGATTTTGTGCAGGTCAAAGGTCGCATTACCGAACATGAAATTCTCGGCGCAGGCAGAGGAAAAAGATTGGTGGCGCAACTGCACGACAACACGGGAAACCTTGAATTGGTGTGGTTTCAGGGCATTCATTGGATTGAAAAATTGTTGGAAAAAAATGTGGAATGGCTCGTGTACGGCAAGCCGGGTTTCTTCAACGGCAAACCACAAATGTCGCATCCCGAAATGGAAATTGCCGCCGACGTGCAAAGCGAAGGCAAGCCTTTTCTCGAACCCATTTATCCATCCACAGAAAAATTAAAAGCGCGCGGTTTGAACGGAAGGCAAATAGGTAAGCTCGTGTACAACTTGCTGCCGTTAATTTCCGTGAAAGATTTGCCCGAAAATATTCCGCAACACTTAATTGACAAATTAAAACTTACACCACGATTACAAGCATATAATCAAATACATTTTCCAAAATCAGTTGAATCCTTTAATTATGCTCTAAGAAGATTAAAGTTTGAAGAATTATTCATTGCACAAATAAGGCTGAACATCACAAAAGTCAATCGCAATCGACATTCCAGAGGAATACGATTTGAAAAAGTGGGCGAATTGTTCAATGATTTTTATGAAAAATATTTACCCTTTCAACTCACGAATGCACAAAAACGTGTGCTGAAAGAAATACGAAACGACACTGCGCACGGGCATCAAATGAACCGCTTATTGCAAGGCGACGTTGGCAGCGGAAAAACGATTGTGGCTTTGTTGGCAATGTTGTTGGCTGCGGACAATGGTTATCAAAGCTGTTTGATGGCGCCGACCGAAATCCTTGCGCAGCAACACTTTCAGGGCATAACGAGTTTGTTGAAAGATTTGCCTGTTGAAATAAGATTATTAACGGGAAGTACCAAAGCAAAAGAAAGAAAAATCATTTTGGAGGAGCTGCAAAACGGCTCAGTGCAAATGGTTGTAGGCACGCACGCTGTGATTGAAGATAAAGTTCAATTTCAAAATCTCGGTTTTGCTGTTGTGGATGAACAACATAAATTCGGTGTGGCGCAACGCGCAAAATTGTGGAGCAAAAACGAAGTGCCGCCGCATGTGTTGGTAATGACTGCAACGCCCATTCCGCGCACGCTTGCGATGACTGCGTATGGCGATTTGGATTACAGCGTAATGGATGAATTGCCGCCCGGAAGACAGCCCGTTTCAACGGTGCATCGTTATGAAAATTACCGAATGAAAGTGATGGAATTTGTACGAAGCGAGATTGATAAAGGGCGGCAGGCATATATTATTTATCCGTTGATTGAAGAAAGCGAGAAGTTGAATTATGAAGATTTGATGCAGGGTTACGAGCAAGTGAAATCTTATTTTCCTGAGCATAAATATAAAATCAGCATGGTGCATGGCCGTCAGCCTGCGGAACAGAAGGAAGAAAATATGCGCCGTTTTGTAACGGGCGACACGCAAATTATGGTAAGCACCACCGTGATTGAAGTGGGCGTAAATGTGCCGAATGCAAGTGTAATGGTCATTGAAAGTTCGGAAAAATTCGGGCTTTCGCAGTTGCATCAGTTGCGCGGGCGTGTCGGGCGCGGCGCGGAAAAAAGCTATTGCATTTTGCTCACAGGGCAAAAACTGAGCAACGATGCGCGTGAAAGAATTAAAATTATGTGCGCCACCAACGATGGATTTAAAGTTGCCGAAAAAGATTTGGAACTGCGCGGTCCGGGCGAGATTGAAGGCACGCGGCAAAGCGGCGCATTGAATTTTAAATTGGCAAGTTTAGTGAACGATAAAGAAATGTTGGAAGCCGCCAAGTCTTATGCAGAGCGGATTGTAGAGGAGGATGAATTTTTAGAGAAAGAAGAAAACGCACCTTTGAAAAATTATCTGATGCTTGTGAAAGGCAAAACGCCGTGGAGTAAGATTTCGTAG
- a CDS encoding aldehyde dehydrogenase family protein, giving the protein MSDVLESPLVEDKKEANNHIAFPSFKEKYNNYIGGKWTAPVNGKYFDVVSPINGKVFTQVAHSSKEDISLAVDAATEAFKTWKNTSATERSIMLNKIADRMEQNLQKIAEVETIDNGKPIRETLNADIPLAIDHFRYFAGVIRAEEGSATELDKDTVSLIIQEPLGVVAQIIPWNFPILMAVWKLAPALAAGNCVVLKPAESTPVSIMVLMELIEDLIPAGVVNIVNGFGAELGRPLVTNPKVAKAAFTGSTATGRLVMQYATENIIPVTLELGGKSPNIFFNSVMDADDEYLDKAIEGAVLFALNQGEICTCPSRLLIQEDIYDKFIARVVERVNKIKVGNPLDPTVMMGAQASKIQKDKIMSYLKLGKEEGAELLTGGDENRLGGELEGGYYIQPTLFKGNNKMRIFQEEIFGPVLAVTTFKTVEEAIEIANDTMYGLGAGVWTRDAHELYRVPRAVQAGRVWVNQYHSYPAGAPFGGYKQSGIGRENHKMMLGHYRQTKNMLISYNKQKLGFF; this is encoded by the coding sequence ATGTCAGACGTATTAGAAAGTCCGCTTGTTGAGGACAAAAAAGAAGCAAATAATCATATTGCATTTCCTTCATTTAAGGAAAAATACAACAATTATATCGGCGGAAAATGGACTGCGCCCGTAAACGGAAAATACTTCGACGTAGTTTCGCCCATCAACGGAAAAGTGTTTACGCAAGTGGCGCATTCTTCCAAAGAAGATATTTCGCTCGCCGTTGATGCCGCAACCGAAGCGTTCAAAACGTGGAAAAATACTTCGGCTACAGAGCGCAGCATTATGCTGAATAAAATCGCAGACAGAATGGAACAAAACCTGCAAAAAATTGCCGAAGTGGAAACTATCGACAATGGTAAACCCATACGCGAAACGCTGAATGCAGATATCCCTTTGGCAATTGACCACTTCCGTTATTTTGCCGGCGTTATCCGCGCGGAAGAAGGCTCTGCAACAGAGTTGGATAAAGACACGGTTTCTTTAATTATTCAAGAACCTTTGGGAGTTGTAGCACAAATTATCCCTTGGAATTTTCCGATTTTAATGGCTGTATGGAAACTTGCACCGGCGCTTGCCGCAGGCAATTGCGTAGTGTTGAAACCTGCCGAAAGCACGCCTGTTTCCATTATGGTTTTGATGGAACTGATTGAAGACTTGATTCCCGCAGGCGTTGTCAATATTGTGAACGGTTTCGGTGCGGAACTCGGTCGTCCGTTAGTTACAAATCCGAAGGTGGCAAAAGCTGCGTTTACAGGTTCGACTGCAACAGGTCGTTTGGTTATGCAATATGCGACGGAAAATATTATTCCCGTAACATTGGAACTCGGCGGAAAATCGCCCAACATTTTCTTTAATTCTGTAATGGATGCCGATGATGAATATCTGGATAAAGCCATTGAAGGTGCAGTTTTATTTGCATTGAATCAAGGCGAAATTTGTACTTGTCCTTCGCGCTTGTTGATTCAGGAAGATATCTACGATAAATTCATTGCGCGCGTGGTTGAACGCGTAAACAAAATTAAAGTAGGCAATCCGCTCGACCCGACCGTGATGATGGGCGCACAGGCATCAAAAATTCAGAAAGACAAAATCATGTCTTACCTGAAACTCGGTAAAGAAGAAGGCGCGGAACTATTGACAGGCGGCGATGAAAACCGGCTTGGCGGCGAACTCGAAGGCGGCTATTATATCCAGCCGACTTTGTTCAAAGGCAATAATAAAATGCGCATTTTCCAGGAAGAAATTTTCGGGCCTGTATTGGCGGTAACCACTTTCAAAACAGTAGAAGAAGCCATTGAAATTGCAAACGATACGATGTATGGTTTAGGTGCGGGCGTTTGGACACGCGACGCGCACGAATTGTACCGCGTACCACGTGCTGTGCAGGCAGGAAGAGTTTGGGTAAATCAATATCATTCTTATCCCGCAGGCGCGCCGTTCGGCGGTTACAAGCAATCGGGCATCGGAAGGGAAAACCATAAAATGATGCTCGGTCATTATCGTCAAACGAAAAATATGCTGATTTCTTATAACAAACAGAAACTCGGATTTTTTTAG
- the bshC gene encoding bacillithiol biosynthesis cysteine-adding enzyme BshC has translation MSEGNCTFIDYKNTGYFSKIAVDYIEQKEDLQPFFLHEVSYKGIEDSVKARENFPQHNRNILVEELQHQYAEIQTSSTVQQNIISLKNQNTFTVTTAHQPNIFGGPLYVVYKILHVVKIAQELSTKYSDKYFVPVYYMGSEDADLDELNNITINGKKYVWHTTQTGAVGRMCIDKNLLSLIDEMQAQIGVESFGNEWIDILKSAYKQGKNIQQATFEFLNAAFGKYGLLIIIPDNANLKRLFEPIIVKELKQQFSHKALQQTVSALTEKNYHAQTEGRELNLFYLLNDKRERIEIENGLYVVRNLNLQFSQEEIINEVKNYPDRFSANVVLRGVFQETILPNIAFVGGGGELAYWLELKNVFANANVPYPMLLLRNSFLFINERQKEIIQKLHISFEILFKKEHEILNEILAAEHREISLDKELDEIKSTYQSLKNKANKADTTLMQHVEALFIKAFKRIENLEKKISSAQRKKLTTEKSQIEKLKSDLFPKNSLQERVENIAGFYATYGSKIFDTILENSLTIESKFGIIFIQ, from the coding sequence ATGAGCGAAGGCAATTGTACTTTTATCGATTATAAAAACACAGGTTATTTTTCAAAAATAGCCGTTGATTATATTGAACAGAAAGAAGACTTACAACCGTTTTTCTTGCACGAAGTTTCTTACAAAGGAATTGAAGATTCTGTCAAAGCAAGAGAAAATTTTCCGCAACATAATCGAAATATTTTAGTTGAGGAATTGCAACATCAATACGCTGAAATACAGACTTCATCAACTGTTCAGCAGAATATTATTTCTCTAAAAAATCAAAATACTTTTACGGTTACAACGGCGCATCAGCCGAATATTTTCGGCGGACCATTGTATGTTGTTTATAAAATTTTGCACGTTGTAAAAATTGCGCAAGAGCTTTCCACAAAATATTCAGATAAATATTTTGTTCCCGTTTATTATATGGGCAGCGAAGACGCGGATTTGGACGAACTGAACAACATCACGATTAACGGCAAAAAATATGTTTGGCATACTACGCAAACAGGTGCAGTCGGCAGAATGTGTATCGATAAAAATCTATTATCGTTAATCGATGAAATGCAGGCGCAGATTGGCGTTGAGTCGTTCGGTAACGAATGGATTGACATTTTAAAATCCGCTTACAAACAAGGAAAAAATATTCAGCAGGCAACGTTTGAATTTTTAAATGCCGCGTTTGGCAAATATGGTTTGCTGATTATCATTCCCGATAATGCGAATTTGAAAAGATTGTTTGAGCCGATTATTGTAAAAGAATTAAAACAACAATTTTCTCACAAGGCTTTACAGCAAACAGTTTCAGCGCTTACAGAGAAAAATTATCATGCGCAAACCGAAGGTCGCGAGCTCAATCTTTTTTATTTGCTGAATGATAAAAGAGAACGCATAGAAATTGAAAATGGTTTGTATGTTGTACGTAATCTGAACCTACAATTTTCGCAAGAAGAAATTATTAATGAAGTAAAAAATTATCCCGACAGATTCAGTGCAAACGTAGTGCTGCGCGGCGTTTTTCAGGAAACGATTTTGCCGAACATTGCATTTGTCGGCGGCGGCGGCGAGTTAGCTTATTGGTTAGAATTGAAAAATGTTTTTGCGAATGCAAATGTTCCTTACCCAATGTTGTTGCTGAGAAATTCTTTTTTATTCATCAACGAAAGGCAAAAAGAAATCATCCAAAAACTACATATTTCGTTTGAAATTTTATTTAAAAAAGAACACGAAATTTTAAATGAAATTCTTGCAGCAGAGCATCGGGAAATTTCTTTGGATAAAGAATTGGATGAAATAAAATCTACTTATCAATCTTTAAAAAATAAAGCAAATAAAGCCGATACAACTTTAATGCAGCACGTGGAAGCCTTATTCATAAAGGCTTTCAAGCGGATTGAAAATTTAGAAAAGAAAATTTCTTCTGCGCAAAGAAAGAAATTGACAACCGAAAAATCTCAAATCGAAAAATTAAAATCCGACCTTTTCCCTAAAAACAGTTTGCAGGAGCGTGTTGAAAATATTGCAGGTTTTTACGCGACGTATGGCAGCAAAATCTTCGATACTATTTTAGAAAATTCTTTGACGATTGAAAGTAAGTTTGGGATAATTTTTATTCAATAA
- a CDS encoding CotH kinase family protein produces MNKFWLYVTTVFILLAIGSGCKKKVPINQIQTVQPSLQSFEFIPKDNTGNLSDSVICTIQNDTITGFYPLNTDVTELAARFSTNEQGVDVTVDNISQDNGVTPNDFSRPVTYTLVTSDNDLSQTYVVILKKFTGLPIVYINTNNQSINSKDVGVSGTFIIDSNDVRFSSYSGDAAFYLHGNTTASYPKRPYKVKLSSKASLLGMPSGKKWILLANYVDKTLLRNYLALRISQMFGMFYTPRSRFVELVLNGTYVGNYQLIEQINIDKNRLNIKEMDDDDISGKSSTGGYLIEADNKDEDNDHMRFTTSLEKNSFIIHDPSDSIAQQTAYIASYFDSTENALYASNFTDSVNGYRKYLSPASFAEYFWVNELTKNNDAGFWTSTYLYKDRNSLLNMGPVWDFDIAIGNTDDNNNGNAEGWWIRNQAWFSRLFQDSSFTEVTIAEWQSIRDSLNSLNNTIDSMTDYLHQSEVENFKKWDTMNQSFAPLGATEIAGSYDGEITYMKDWLSERITWIDDNLQTLYQ; encoded by the coding sequence ATGAATAAATTTTGGTTATATGTTACTACGGTTTTTATCCTTCTGGCAATTGGTTCAGGTTGTAAAAAGAAAGTTCCGATTAACCAAATTCAAACAGTTCAACCTTCGCTCCAATCTTTTGAATTTATTCCTAAAGATAATACAGGCAATCTTTCCGACTCCGTTATTTGTACTATTCAAAACGATACCATTACGGGTTTTTATCCTTTAAATACAGATGTGACCGAGCTGGCAGCCCGCTTTAGCACTAATGAGCAAGGCGTAGATGTTACAGTCGATAATATTTCTCAGGACAATGGTGTAACGCCCAACGATTTTTCTCGTCCCGTAACTTATACTTTGGTTACAAGCGATAATGATCTGTCGCAAACTTATGTGGTTATCTTAAAAAAATTCACAGGACTTCCTATTGTTTACATCAATACAAATAATCAGTCAATAAACAGTAAAGACGTTGGTGTGAGTGGCACGTTTATTATTGATTCAAATGATGTGAGATTTAGCAGTTATTCAGGAGATGCTGCTTTTTATCTTCACGGAAATACCACTGCTTCTTATCCGAAACGTCCTTACAAAGTAAAGCTTTCATCCAAGGCTTCATTGCTTGGAATGCCTTCGGGCAAAAAGTGGATTTTACTTGCCAATTACGTCGATAAAACTTTGCTTCGCAATTATCTTGCGCTTAGAATCAGCCAAATGTTCGGGATGTTTTATACACCGCGCTCACGGTTCGTGGAATTGGTATTAAACGGTACTTATGTAGGAAATTACCAACTGATTGAGCAGATTAATATTGATAAAAACCGCTTAAATATAAAAGAAATGGATGACGACGATATAAGCGGAAAATCATCAACCGGCGGCTATTTAATAGAAGCGGATAACAAAGATGAAGATAATGACCATATGCGGTTTACTACTTCTTTGGAAAAAAATAGTTTTATTATTCACGACCCTTCGGACAGTATTGCGCAGCAAACAGCCTACATAGCCAGTTATTTCGACAGCACGGAAAACGCTTTGTATGCAAGTAATTTTACAGACTCTGTAAACGGTTACAGAAAATATTTATCTCCTGCAAGTTTTGCAGAATATTTTTGGGTAAATGAGCTGACGAAAAACAATGATGCGGGCTTTTGGACAAGCACTTATCTATATAAAGACAGAAACAGTTTGCTGAACATGGGACCCGTTTGGGACTTTGATATTGCAATAGGAAATACCGATGATAACAATAACGGTAATGCGGAAGGATGGTGGATTCGCAACCAGGCGTGGTTTTCCAGATTGTTTCAGGATTCATCTTTTACCGAAGTAACTATTGCGGAATGGCAATCGATTAGAGACTCTTTGAATTCGCTGAATAATACAATTGACAGCATGACTGACTATTTGCATCAATCGGAAGTTGAAAATTTTAAGAAATGGGACACTATGAATCAAAGTTTCGCCCCTTTGGGAGCAACTGAAATTGCCGGAAGCTATGACGGCGAAATTACTTATATGAAAGACTGGTTGTCGGAACGAATCACTTGGATAGATGATAACCTGCAAACGTTGTATCAATAA
- the rimO gene encoding 30S ribosomal protein S12 methylthiotransferase RimO, translated as MKAKTLTKDKVNIITLGCSKNLVDSEVLSGQLRANNIDVLHENKRLDHNIVVVNTCGFIDKAKEESINTILEQVDLKKRGKLDKVYVTGCLSERYRGDLESEIPEVDAWFGTMELPLMLKKFEADYKSELLGERFLSTPQHYAYLKISEGCNRTCSFCAIPLMRGTHVSRPLEDLVKEAESLVRRGVKEIMLIAQELTYYGLDLYKKRSLATLLEKLSNVEGLEWIRLHYAYPNKFPLEVLDVMRERKNICNYLDMPLQHASNNMLKAMKRQSTRQEMEELIATIREKNPGICLRTTLITGFPGETLEDVEELKDFLIRTRFDRVGIFQYSHEENTSAYSLSDNIPAEEKQRRAQEIMEVQQEISLEKNMEKVGKTFRVLIDKKEAGRYLGRTEFDSVEVDNEVIIHSTKKLTIGEFVNVKITKAYDYDLEGEVV; from the coding sequence ATGAAGGCAAAAACGCTTACGAAAGATAAAGTAAACATCATCACGCTGGGATGCAGCAAAAACCTTGTGGACAGCGAGGTTTTGAGCGGACAACTGCGCGCCAATAATATCGATGTTCTCCATGAAAACAAAAGACTCGACCACAACATTGTTGTTGTAAACACTTGCGGATTTATTGATAAAGCAAAAGAAGAAAGCATTAATACGATTCTCGAACAAGTCGATTTGAAAAAACGCGGAAAGCTTGATAAGGTCTATGTTACAGGCTGTTTGAGCGAGCGCTACCGCGGCGATTTGGAAAGCGAAATTCCCGAAGTGGATGCATGGTTTGGCACCATGGAATTGCCTTTGATGCTGAAAAAATTTGAAGCGGATTACAAAAGCGAATTGCTCGGCGAGCGTTTTTTAAGCACGCCGCAACATTATGCGTATTTAAAAATCAGTGAAGGTTGCAACCGTACTTGTTCTTTCTGCGCCATTCCGTTGATGCGTGGCACACACGTTTCCCGACCCTTAGAAGATTTGGTTAAAGAAGCTGAAAGCCTTGTACGGCGCGGCGTTAAAGAAATTATGCTGATTGCACAGGAACTTACTTATTACGGTTTGGATTTGTATAAAAAGAGAAGCCTTGCAACTTTATTGGAAAAATTATCCAACGTTGAAGGACTTGAATGGATTCGTTTGCATTATGCTTATCCCAACAAATTTCCACTCGAAGTTCTGGACGTGATGCGCGAGCGAAAAAATATTTGCAACTATCTTGATATGCCTTTGCAGCACGCGAGCAACAATATGCTGAAAGCGATGAAACGCCAAAGCACGCGGCAGGAAATGGAAGAACTAATTGCAACTATCCGCGAGAAAAATCCCGGTATATGTTTGCGTACAACATTGATTACAGGCTTTCCCGGCGAAACCTTGGAAGACGTGGAAGAACTGAAAGATTTTTTAATAAGAACGCGTTTTGACCGCGTAGGTATTTTCCAATATTCGCATGAAGAAAATACAAGCGCATACAGCCTTTCAGACAATATTCCTGCGGAAGAAAAACAACGCCGCGCGCAGGAAATCATGGAAGTGCAGCAGGAAATTTCTCTGGAAAAAAACATGGAAAAAGTAGGCAAAACTTTCCGTGTATTGATTGATAAAAAAGAAGCGGGACGTTATTTGGGAAGAACGGAATTTGACAGTGTGGAAGTGGATAACGAAGTAATTATTCATTCGACTAAAAAATTAACCATCGGCGAATTTGTGAACGTAAAAATCACAAAGGCGTATGATTATGATTTGGAGGGAGAAGTTGTCTGA